Proteins encoded in a region of the Candidatus Methylomirabilota bacterium genome:
- the smc gene encoding chromosome segregation protein SMC: MRLEQIVLHGFKSFAEKSEVRVLPGITCIVGPNGCGKSNVADAIRWALGEQSPKTLRGAKMEDVIFHGAASRKSTGMAEVSLIFGNDGALGVPWSEVAVARRLYRTGESEYLLNKSVCRLRDVQDLFAGTGVNPKAYALMDQERLNHVLTAKPWERRVFIEEAAGIARYKQQRAETQGKLDATRQNLQRVRDIMDEVRRQLGSLERQARKAQQYKALHAEKQALGLAMLAADFAALTAKHDALAVEMQRLHLEQEERVVQQAALQSRQALQSAAIQETEFRLADLRQLVQKIQGEAERLIERREQLLVQIRELDEEDGRLGGEITAIGERRVALGAEREDKIRGLGEGRERHADRIARLADLEERAAAARLDVDARRARLDTLRREQVTAAGRRAELTREEGELRERGLNRERGLARLAAEAAQAEREADAVAARRFRVEERRQATGQQLSLLETERRQVQSEREAGEAARERTQVALGDRRLALAARESQLEALEQLEREREGYGAGVRAVFAASTSALHGVVGTVADLLDVPTGLEAAVEGVLGDRLQWVVVERFEHARAALGYLERENAGPATFLPLDTLPSNGVTPDDSSDVRWASRLIGGPQPALLRYLLGRVGVVDHLDQAERLWRRNGVVATYVTPAGEVLSPTGRLTGGRRDGDREAQEHSLLRRKRAIRQLRDEVAAGAVAVEQERGQLEALEAMLGVLRERESTLVSSVQSREAERLTGDKDLEAAQRETDRLERYLATLAAEHAQIEAEHVETARRIAEVGAALADARDREAGFEGTLSALREEVEAAERADAALGAEIGDHRVEVAAVAERVEALARDIDRLEELGREAGERLDGAVLRRAQLAERRAELAAEVARADARAREAVLDRDRLEGEVRAAAEIHQSQVAERQAVDGELRLAEAERQRLVARIHDLELQDTEGRVRREELVQEARRTHGVDSPEALLAAHGPERDTLALRDRHVDLSQKLEAMGPVNLVADEEYRELEERLGFLRAQYDDLTGSIKDLERALRGMTRTAQDRFQEAFDQVNRHFGEIFSRLFEGGRAELRMVEPEEGDDDPLEQGVELMAQPRGKRLQAVTLMSGGEKALTGLALLFAIFYYRPSPFCVLDEVDAPLDDANIHRFLRVLRELCSQTQFIVITHNRKTMEAADVLYGVTMEEPGLSRLVSVQLTEA, from the coding sequence ATGCGGCTCGAACAGATCGTACTTCATGGCTTCAAGTCCTTCGCCGAGAAGTCGGAGGTTCGCGTCCTTCCCGGCATCACCTGCATCGTCGGTCCCAACGGCTGCGGCAAGTCGAACGTGGCCGACGCCATCCGGTGGGCGCTCGGCGAGCAGAGCCCCAAGACCCTCCGCGGCGCCAAGATGGAAGACGTCATCTTCCACGGTGCCGCCTCGCGGAAGTCGACCGGCATGGCCGAGGTCAGCCTCATCTTCGGGAACGACGGCGCGCTCGGGGTGCCCTGGAGTGAGGTCGCGGTGGCGCGGCGCCTCTACCGCACGGGGGAGAGCGAATACCTCCTGAACAAGTCGGTATGCCGCCTTCGCGACGTCCAGGATCTCTTCGCGGGCACCGGGGTCAATCCCAAGGCCTACGCGCTGATGGACCAGGAGCGGCTCAACCACGTGCTGACCGCAAAGCCGTGGGAGCGACGGGTCTTCATCGAGGAGGCGGCCGGGATCGCCCGCTACAAGCAGCAGCGCGCGGAGACCCAGGGCAAGCTCGACGCCACCCGTCAGAACCTGCAGCGCGTCCGCGACATTATGGACGAGGTGCGCCGCCAGCTCGGCTCGCTCGAGCGCCAGGCGCGGAAGGCCCAGCAGTACAAGGCGCTGCACGCCGAGAAGCAGGCGCTGGGCCTCGCCATGCTCGCCGCCGACTTCGCCGCCCTGACCGCGAAGCACGACGCGCTCGCCGTCGAGATGCAGCGGCTGCACCTCGAGCAGGAGGAGCGCGTCGTGCAACAGGCGGCGCTCCAGTCCCGCCAGGCGCTCCAGAGCGCCGCCATCCAGGAGACGGAGTTCCGGCTCGCCGACCTCCGGCAGCTCGTCCAGAAGATCCAGGGCGAGGCCGAGCGCCTGATCGAGCGCCGCGAGCAGCTGCTCGTGCAGATCCGCGAGCTCGATGAGGAGGACGGGCGGCTGGGCGGCGAGATCACCGCGATCGGCGAGCGCCGGGTCGCCCTGGGCGCTGAGCGCGAGGACAAGATTCGCGGGCTCGGGGAGGGGCGCGAGCGCCATGCCGACCGGATCGCGCGCCTGGCCGATCTCGAGGAGCGGGCCGCCGCCGCGCGCCTGGACGTGGACGCCCGACGCGCTCGGCTCGACACCCTCCGTCGTGAGCAGGTGACCGCGGCGGGCCGCCGCGCCGAGCTGACGCGTGAGGAGGGCGAGCTGCGCGAGCGCGGGCTCAACCGCGAGCGCGGGCTGGCCCGGTTGGCCGCGGAGGCGGCTCAGGCCGAGAGGGAAGCCGACGCGGTGGCCGCCCGCCGCTTCCGCGTCGAGGAGCGGCGTCAGGCCACCGGGCAGCAGCTCTCGCTGCTCGAGACCGAGCGGCGCCAGGTGCAAAGCGAGCGCGAGGCGGGCGAGGCCGCGCGCGAACGGACGCAGGTGGCCCTCGGCGATCGGCGGCTCGCCCTCGCCGCGCGCGAGTCTCAGCTGGAGGCGCTCGAGCAGCTCGAGCGCGAGCGTGAAGGATACGGGGCGGGTGTGCGCGCGGTGTTCGCGGCCAGCACGAGTGCGCTTCACGGCGTGGTGGGCACGGTCGCCGATCTCCTCGACGTCCCGACCGGGCTCGAGGCGGCGGTGGAGGGCGTGCTCGGTGACCGGCTCCAGTGGGTGGTGGTGGAGCGCTTCGAGCACGCGCGGGCGGCCCTCGGCTACCTCGAGCGCGAGAACGCAGGGCCGGCCACGTTCCTGCCGCTCGACACGCTGCCGTCCAATGGAGTGACGCCCGACGACTCGAGCGACGTCCGCTGGGCCTCGCGGCTCATCGGCGGTCCGCAGCCGGCACTGCTCCGCTATCTCCTCGGCCGGGTCGGCGTGGTCGACCACCTCGATCAGGCCGAGCGTCTGTGGCGGCGGAACGGCGTGGTCGCGACTTATGTGACGCCGGCCGGCGAGGTGCTCTCGCCGACCGGCCGGCTCACCGGCGGTCGCCGCGATGGAGATCGCGAGGCGCAGGAGCACTCACTGCTTCGCCGCAAGCGCGCCATCCGTCAGCTCCGCGACGAGGTCGCGGCCGGCGCGGTCGCCGTTGAGCAGGAGCGGGGGCAGCTCGAAGCGCTCGAGGCCATGCTCGGCGTCCTCCGGGAGCGCGAGTCGACGCTGGTCTCCTCCGTGCAGAGCCGGGAGGCGGAGCGGCTGACCGGTGACAAGGACCTCGAGGCCGCGCAGCGCGAGACGGACCGGCTCGAGCGCTATCTGGCCACGCTCGCCGCCGAGCACGCACAGATCGAGGCCGAGCACGTCGAGACGGCGCGGCGCATCGCCGAGGTGGGCGCGGCCCTCGCGGACGCGCGCGACCGCGAGGCGGGCTTCGAGGGCACCCTGAGCGCGCTGCGCGAGGAGGTGGAAGCGGCCGAGCGGGCGGACGCTGCGCTCGGAGCGGAAATCGGCGACCATCGCGTCGAGGTCGCCGCGGTGGCGGAGCGCGTCGAAGCCCTGGCCCGCGACATCGACCGGCTCGAGGAGCTGGGCCGCGAGGCCGGTGAGCGGCTGGACGGCGCGGTGCTACGCCGGGCGCAGCTCGCAGAGCGTCGTGCCGAGCTGGCCGCTGAGGTCGCGCGGGCCGACGCGCGCGCGCGCGAGGCCGTGCTCGATCGTGACCGCCTGGAAGGCGAGGTTCGCGCTGCCGCCGAGATCCACCAGTCTCAGGTGGCCGAGCGGCAAGCGGTCGACGGGGAGCTACGGCTGGCCGAGGCCGAGCGCCAGCGCCTGGTCGCCCGCATCCACGATCTGGAGCTGCAGGACACCGAAGGTCGGGTGCGCCGCGAGGAGCTGGTCCAGGAGGCGCGTCGGACCCACGGGGTAGACAGCCCGGAGGCGCTGCTCGCCGCGCACGGCCCCGAGCGCGACACGCTGGCCCTGCGTGATCGCCACGTCGACCTTAGCCAGAAGCTCGAGGCGATGGGGCCGGTGAACCTCGTCGCCGACGAGGAGTACCGCGAGCTGGAGGAGCGCCTGGGCTTCCTCCGCGCGCAGTACGACGACCTCACTGGCTCCATCAAGGACCTGGAGCGCGCGCTACGGGGCATGACGCGCACCGCCCAGGACCGATTCCAGGAGGCCTTCGATCAGGTCAACCGACACTTCGGCGAGATCTTCAGCCGCTTGTTCGAAGGCGGGCGGGCCGAGCTGCGCATGGTGGAGCCGGAGGAAGGCGACGACGACCCTCTCGAGCAGGGGGTGGAGCTCATGGCCCAGCCGCGCGGCAAGCGGCTGCAGGCCGTGACGCTCATGTCTGGTGGCGAGAAGGCGCTGACGGGCCTCGCGCTGCTGTTCGCAATCTTCTACTACCGACCGAGCCCGTTCTGCGTGCTCGACGAGGTCGACGCGCCCCTGGACGACGCCAACATCCACCGCTTCCTGCGGGTGCTGCGGGAGCTCTGCAGCCAGACGCAGTTCATCGTGATCACCCACAACCGAAAGACCATGGAAGCCGCGGACGTGCTCTACGGCGTGACCATGGAGGAGCCCGGCCTCTCCCGGCTCGTGTCCGTCCAGTTGACCGAAGCGTAA